CGCGACGCCGCTTCGAGCCCCGCGCCCTTCTTGATGAGCGCATCGAGCGCCGCCACACGGTTGTACGCTGCCGCCCACATGAGTGGCGTCTGCCCGAAGGCCGTCTCGCGCACATCCACGTTCACGCCCTTGGCCAGCAGCGCATTGATCGACTCCGCGTCGCCATGCCCGGCCGCAAAGTGCAGCGCGGTGGCGCCGCCCGTGCTGGTGGCCGCGTTGGCGTCAGCGCCATTGGCGAGCAGCGCCTTCACCACCGCTGAGCGGCCTTCGCGCGCCGCCAGATGCAGCGGCGTGTAGTTGCCGTTGCGGGTCACCGCATTCACGCGGGCCCCGGCGTAGATCAGCATCTGCGCCGCGCCCAGGTCACCGCGCTGCGCGGCGAAGTGCAGCGGCGACATGCCATCCGACGCCGCCTCGTTCACATCCGCGCCCTGCTTGATCAGCGCCCGCACGCGGGCACTGTCCCCACGAACGATGGCATCGACCAGCGGCGCATCGCCCGGATTGCTCCGGGCGGCGCCGAGGACGAGCGTGGTGGCGACCGCCGCCGCGACCACTCCACGAAGGGTGCGCATGATCAGGCGTTCGCCGAGTTGAGGTTGAGCACGCCGTTGCTGTCGCCGAAGGTCTTCATGTCGTCGATGCCGAGCGTGTGCATCATGCCGAGCATCGCGTTGGCCATCGGCGTGCCATCGGGCGCCTTGATGTGCAGGTTGCCCGTGAGGCGCCCTTCCGCCTTGCCGAGCACGATGAGCGGGCAGCGGCGATGGTTGTGCAGGTTCGAGTCACCCATCGGCGAGCCGTAGATGATCATCGTCTTGTCGAGCATGTTGCCGTCGCTTTCCTGAATGCTCTTGAGCTTGTCCAGGAAGTACGGGAGCATCGACACGTGGTACTTGTTGATCATGTGGAAGTCGCGCACGCCCTTCTCCGTGCCGCCATGGTGCGACGCCGGGTGGAACGGCTTGTCGGTGCCCGACTCGGGGTACGTCCGGCTCGAGCCGTCGCGACCCATCTTGAACGAGAAGACGCGCGTGATATCGGCGGCGAACGCCAGCGCCTGGATATCGAACATCAGCTTCACATGCTCGGCGAACGCGTCCGGCACGCCGGCCGGCGCCTCGGGGAGCTCGCGCGGCTCACCGCTCGTGTTGCGCGCTTCCACACGCTGGATGCGCCGCTCCACTTCGCGGATGTCTTCCATGTAGCGCTCGAGGCGCTGCTTGTCGTCGGGGCCAAGCTGCGTCTTGAGCGACGCCATCTCACTCCCCACGAAGTCCAGGATGCTGCGTCGCGTGCGACGGCGCTCGGCGCGCTCGGCGCTCGTGCCGCCCACGCCGAAGAGCTTCTCGAACGCCACGCGCGGATCACGAATGACCGGCAGCGGCTCGGTGGGCGACGCCCAGCTGATGGAGTCGGTGTACACGCAGGCGTAGCCGTACGCGCAGCCACCCGCCTGATCCACGTTCTCGATGCACAGCTGCATCGACGGAATGGGCGTGTCCTGCCCGAAGCGGCGCGCATAGAGCTGATCGAGCGACGTGCCGACGTGCACGTCGGAGCCTTCGGTCTGCTTGGGGTGGGACTGCGTGAGGAACACCGCGCTCGAGCGGAAGTGGTCGCCGCCGATCTCGTTCGGCGAGGTCGGCTCCGCTTCGCGCACGTCGGTGTTGCTGACGATCGTGAGGTAGTC
Above is a window of Gemmatimonadaceae bacterium DNA encoding:
- a CDS encoding ankyrin repeat domain-containing protein, with product MRTLRGVVAAAVATTLVLGAARSNPGDAPLVDAIVRGDSARVRALIKQGADVNEAASDGMSPLHFAAQRGDLGAAQMLIYAGARVNAVTRNGNYTPLHLAAREGRSAVVKALLANGADANAATSTGGATALHFAAGHGDAESINALLAKGVNVDVRETAFGQTPLMWAAAYNRVAALDALIKKGAGLEAASRIEDVPKAERDQRTELAMRARRVAALKAAENPMAPTGLTPNVTPTQPNGAPVPSAAAAAAPAGRGAGAAPAAVAS
- a CDS encoding DUF1552 domain-containing protein, with protein sequence MHFLTGKAMPRRQFLQGMSATIALPYLDAMIPTGRRAFFAANKAPRLVAIEMVHGAAGCNEWGAKMNLWSPASAGKAYDLSPTALNSLDKYRDYLTIVSNTDVREAEPTSPNEIGGDHFRSSAVFLTQSHPKQTEGSDVHVGTSLDQLYARRFGQDTPIPSMQLCIENVDQAGGCAYGYACVYTDSISWASPTEPLPVIRDPRVAFEKLFGVGGTSAERAERRRTRRSILDFVGSEMASLKTQLGPDDKQRLERYMEDIREVERRIQRVEARNTSGEPRELPEAPAGVPDAFAEHVKLMFDIQALAFAADITRVFSFKMGRDGSSRTYPESGTDKPFHPASHHGGTEKGVRDFHMINKYHVSMLPYFLDKLKSIQESDGNMLDKTMIIYGSPMGDSNLHNHRRCPLIVLGKAEGRLTGNLHIKAPDGTPMANAMLGMMHTLGIDDMKTFGDSNGVLNLNSANA